The following are from one region of the Arcobacter defluvii genome:
- the trmB gene encoding tRNA (guanosine(46)-N7)-methyltransferase TrmB: MPHIVFERKELINTPSEKDGVEFKFIAKSYNFTQKERKIEYRVAVKNQGKEFLLSLKPKDENFMIKADKVTRLSPVTLVKNALNAYVNLNEANVLFSNTNNLQVKKETKHEYLKDINYFVDDFKTDKEIQIEIGFGSGRHLLHQAKSNPNVQFIGLEIHYPSIEQLLKQLEIQGITNVLVVNYDARLFMEFIESNKVGKIFVHFPVPWDKKPHRRIYSNEFVNEALRVLKVGGTLELRTDSRKYFDFCTEVLTNLPKGRITIDINKDLAVSSKYEDRWKKQGKNIYDVVLEAFNEDKNINLNFDFSFDSEIDFSKILKGIPTKSLIEKNYFIHIEELYIIENKNNSGLIKVTMGNFDRPVTKYLLVEEGEITYYQGNPLPTSSNINAHKKLKEILSK, from the coding sequence ATGCCACATATCGTATTTGAAAGAAAAGAGTTAATAAATACACCATCAGAAAAAGATGGTGTAGAGTTTAAATTTATAGCAAAGTCATATAACTTTACTCAAAAAGAAAGAAAAATAGAATATAGAGTTGCTGTTAAAAACCAAGGAAAAGAATTTTTATTATCTTTAAAACCTAAAGATGAAAACTTTATGATAAAAGCAGATAAAGTTACGAGATTATCACCTGTTACTCTTGTAAAAAATGCTTTAAATGCCTATGTAAATCTAAATGAAGCCAATGTATTATTTTCAAATACAAATAATCTTCAAGTAAAAAAAGAGACAAAACATGAATATCTAAAAGATATAAACTATTTTGTTGATGATTTTAAGACAGATAAAGAGATTCAAATAGAGATAGGTTTTGGAAGTGGAAGACATCTTTTACATCAAGCAAAATCAAATCCAAATGTTCAATTTATTGGTCTTGAAATTCACTATCCATCAATTGAACAACTTTTAAAACAACTTGAAATTCAGGGTATTACAAATGTTTTAGTTGTAAATTATGATGCAAGATTATTTATGGAATTTATTGAATCAAACAAAGTTGGAAAAATCTTTGTTCATTTTCCGGTTCCTTGGGATAAAAAACCGCATAGAAGAATCTACTCTAATGAATTTGTAAATGAAGCTTTAAGAGTTTTAAAAGTTGGTGGAACATTAGAACTTAGAACTGATAGTAGAAAATATTTTGATTTTTGCACAGAAGTTTTAACAAATCTTCCAAAAGGAAGAATTACTATTGATATAAATAAAGATTTAGCAGTTTCTAGTAAATATGAAGATAGATGGAAAAAACAAGGTAAAAATATCTATGATGTAGTTCTAGAGGCTTTTAATGAAGATAAAAACATCAATTTAAACTTTGATTTTTCATTTGATTCAGAAATTGATTTTAGTAAAATTTTAAAAGGAATTCCTACAAAATCACTTATTGAAAAAAATTATTTTATTCACATTGAAGAATTATATATTATTGAGAATAAAAATAATTCGGGATTAATAAAAGTAACTATGGGAAATTTTGATAGACCTGTTACAAAATATTTACTTGTTGAAGAAGGAGAAATTACTTATTATCAAGGAAATCCTCTTCCAACAAGCTCAAATATAAATGCACATAAAAAATTAAAAGAGATTTTAAGTAAATGA
- a CDS encoding cell division ATP-binding protein FtsE yields MIEAKNIYLTYDDNKYIIKKGNFSIKPKEFIFIGGNSGSGKSTLLKSFYGDIPLKHGSLKIENQEVFGIKGKKLRLLRKDIGIIFQDYKLVNEFTIEENIMIPLKINGYSHEVSRDQANKLLAHVRLTHRAGYYPNELSGGEQQRVAVARALAHNPKIIIADEPTGNLDDYSAEVVWNLLKGANEQLGITVVVVTHRVPKNLGIKFRQLSIEDGIIYEVS; encoded by the coding sequence ATGATTGAAGCTAAGAATATTTACCTTACTTATGATGATAATAAATATATTATAAAAAAAGGAAACTTTTCAATAAAACCTAAGGAGTTCATATTTATAGGTGGAAACTCAGGTAGTGGAAAATCTACTTTATTAAAATCATTTTATGGAGATATTCCTTTAAAACATGGGAGTTTAAAAATTGAAAATCAAGAAGTTTTTGGAATAAAAGGTAAAAAACTAAGACTTCTTAGAAAAGATATTGGTATTATTTTCCAAGATTATAAACTTGTAAATGAATTTACAATAGAAGAAAATATCATGATACCACTTAAAATAAATGGCTATTCTCATGAAGTTTCAAGAGATCAAGCAAATAAACTATTAGCTCATGTTAGACTTACTCATCGAGCAGGATATTATCCAAATGAGTTAAGTGGTGGAGAACAACAAAGAGTTGCAGTAGCAAGGGCTTTAGCACATAATCCAAAAATCATAATAGCAGATGAACCAACAGGAAATCTTGATGATTATTCAGCTGAAGTTGTATGGAATTTATTAAAAGGTGCAAATGAACAATTAGGTATAACTGTTGTAGTAGTAACACATAGAGTTCCTAAAAATTTAGGAATAAAATTTAGACAATTATCTATTGAGGATGGAATCATTTATGAAGTTTCTTAA
- a CDS encoding murein hydrolase activator EnvC family protein — translation MTKIFFLLLFFVNLIFASNIDKKIKQNKEILNSNLEKKETTNLKIKDLADKIESQNTNIINLEKEIKQVNEDIEQHQKLLEDSKNKLDELKSKSTELIKEKSSNEEEIVDTIIEEFSVSMALKLASENSLQELIDNEIYTLLSQYSKEKVTKLNSTYTVLYTNTKNNQKDIEKISSYIEDRQKTKDKLTSLKQKHSSSLANLEEQHKSYQIELNKVVKQQESLKNLLAELNILKEEEDKKIAQREEEEKRKKLQTLLNTKKGSTTTQEDTVNDDEIQTSDVRNQKYAKNLNLDVKKIGSSTDGIKIIKYRGEKSIAPLKSFKVVKNFGTYYDPIYKIKLFNESIVLKSNEPKAKVVAVLNGKVVYAKKNAGMLDNVVIIQHEGGLHTIYSHLDEISPTLVVGKWIKQGYVVGRVDDSLMFQVTKDSSHIDPKDLFKI, via the coding sequence ATGACTAAAATATTTTTTCTATTATTGTTTTTTGTAAATTTGATTTTTGCTTCAAATATTGATAAAAAAATCAAACAAAATAAAGAAATTTTAAACTCAAATCTTGAAAAAAAAGAGACTACAAATCTAAAAATAAAAGATTTAGCAGATAAAATTGAATCACAAAATACAAATATTATAAATTTAGAAAAAGAGATAAAACAAGTTAATGAAGATATAGAACAACATCAGAAATTACTTGAAGATTCAAAAAATAAACTTGATGAATTAAAATCGAAATCAACTGAATTAATAAAAGAAAAAAGTAGTAATGAAGAAGAAATAGTTGACACTATCATTGAAGAGTTTTCAGTATCAATGGCATTAAAACTTGCTTCTGAAAACTCTTTACAAGAATTAATTGATAATGAAATATATACTTTATTATCTCAATATTCAAAAGAAAAAGTAACTAAATTAAATAGTACATATACTGTTTTATATACAAATACAAAAAACAATCAAAAAGATATTGAAAAAATCTCTTCATATATAGAAGATAGACAAAAAACAAAAGATAAATTAACATCTTTAAAACAAAAACATTCAAGTTCATTAGCAAATCTTGAAGAACAACATAAATCTTATCAAATAGAATTGAATAAAGTAGTAAAACAACAAGAATCATTGAAAAATTTACTTGCTGAATTAAATATTTTAAAAGAAGAAGAAGATAAAAAAATTGCACAAAGAGAAGAAGAGGAAAAAAGAAAAAAATTACAAACACTTTTAAATACTAAAAAAGGTTCAACAACAACTCAAGAAGATACAGTAAATGATGATGAAATACAAACATCTGATGTTAGAAATCAAAAATATGCAAAGAATCTAAATTTAGATGTAAAAAAAATTGGTTCTTCAACTGATGGAATAAAAATAATAAAATATAGAGGTGAAAAATCTATTGCTCCATTAAAATCATTTAAAGTTGTAAAAAATTTTGGAACATATTATGACCCAATTTATAAAATAAAACTTTTTAATGAATCTATTGTTTTAAAAAGCAATGAACCTAAAGCAAAAGTTGTAGCAGTTTTAAATGGAAAAGTTGTTTATGCTAAAAAAAATGCAGGTATGCTTGATAATGTTGTAATTATTCAACATGAAGGTGGATTACACACTATTTACTCTCATTTAGATGAAATTTCTCCAACTTTAGTTGTAGGAAAATGGATAAAACAAGGATACGTTGTTGGAAGAGTTGATGATAGTTTAATGTTTCAAGTAACGAAAGATTCATCTCATATTGATCCAAAAGATTTGTTTAAAATATGA
- a CDS encoding YaiI/YqxD family protein produces MKLFIDGDAFPNLLKPIVLRAIEKQKIDTIVIANKKINIGTSNYIKYIIVDTKQDEADDKIIEMLQENDLVITADIPLADRTIQKNAHAIDHRGATYTQDNIKQYLAIRNLMQEIRDSGEMTKGPAPFSQKDAQQFANSFNAFLQKYYK; encoded by the coding sequence ATGAAACTTTTTATAGATGGTGATGCTTTTCCAAATTTGTTAAAACCAATTGTTTTAAGAGCTATTGAAAAACAAAAAATAGATACAATTGTAATTGCAAATAAAAAAATCAATATAGGCACTTCTAATTATATAAAATATATAATTGTTGATACAAAACAAGATGAAGCAGATGATAAGATAATTGAAATGTTGCAAGAAAATGACCTTGTAATAACAGCAGATATTCCACTAGCTGATAGAACTATACAAAAAAATGCCCATGCAATAGACCATAGAGGTGCAACTTATACGCAAGATAATATAAAACAGTATCTTGCAATTAGGAATTTAATGCAAGAAATAAGAGATAGTGGAGAAATGACAAAAGGTCCAGCTCCTTTTAGTCAAAAAGATGCACAACAATTTGCAAATTCATTTAATGCTTTTTTGCAAAAATATTACAAATAA
- a CDS encoding DUF234 domain-containing protein: protein MEKAVQYFIVFGGLNIKIDTNKPILELIEQHILNNYLQLRNEIHSLTGGYKVDHAILTGIAQGDRRTNSSFKRAFVSFEEGSKCVEKLVERGIIEVESSQHHLANKRGDDKVARKLLFTTPFLRFWFAFVSPIYKGIKEKNYEEFYTLFENKQAEFGNFVFEELSMEFIRDLLSEDPIKQFGKYWDEKREIDLVAKTTSGKIIAGNCKYINSKIKKNELNKLMDDCKSAGLNVDIFVIFSKNGFSNELKSLKSDSLKLFTPKSFKLLLA from the coding sequence ATGGAAAAAGCTGTTCAATACTTTATAGTATTTGGTGGTTTAAATATAAAAATAGATACAAACAAACCAATACTAGAACTAATAGAACAACATATTTTAAATAACTATTTACAATTAAGAAATGAAATTCACAGTTTAACAGGTGGTTATAAAGTTGACCATGCTATTTTAACAGGAATAGCTCAAGGCGATAGAAGAACAAATTCATCTTTTAAAAGAGCATTTGTTAGTTTTGAAGAAGGTTCTAAATGTGTTGAAAAATTAGTTGAAAGAGGAATAATAGAAGTTGAATCATCTCAACATCACTTAGCAAATAAAAGAGGTGATGACAAAGTTGCAAGAAAACTTCTATTTACTACACCATTTTTAAGATTTTGGTTTGCTTTTGTTTCTCCAATTTATAAAGGTATAAAAGAGAAAAATTATGAAGAATTTTATACTCTTTTTGAAAACAAACAAGCTGAATTTGGGAACTTTGTATTTGAAGAATTATCAATGGAATTTATCAGAGATTTATTAAGTGAAGACCCAATAAAACAGTTTGGAAAATATTGGGATGAAAAAAGAGAAATAGATTTAGTTGCAAAAACAACAAGTGGAAAAATTATTGCAGGAAATTGTAAATATATAAACTCTAAAATCAAAAAAAATGAATTAAATAAACTAATGGATGATTGTAAAAGTGCAGGTCTAAATGTAGATATCTTTGTAATCTTTAGTAAAAATGGATTTTCAAATGAGTTAAAATCACTAAAAAGTGATTCTTTAAAACTATTTACGCCAAAGAGCTTTAAGCTATTATTAGCTTAA
- a CDS encoding ABC-F family ATP-binding cassette domain-containing protein, which translates to MIELVNISKSYPTNELYSNLDLRLNAGNKVGLVGRNGSGKSTLFKLILGEEQPDSGEIALPKNYKIGALKQYFDFTEKTLLDETALALSEDDKYNIYKAEKILFGLGFSQEDLEKAPKEFSGGYQIRINLAKLLLTEPNMLLLDEPTNYLDILSIRWLKAFLKSFEGEVILITHDRDFMDSVCTHTMGIIRKSAFMVQGSTHKFYELLASNEEHYEKQKIAQEKKIKELEEFIAKNKARAATATLAQSKVKILEKMEVMEDLQYDSNLSFNFNYKDTAAKFLLEVKDVSFGYTPENILFKDISFALSRGETLGIIGKNGKGKSTLLNVIAGELKALTGTIDYHTSTVFGHFGQTNISHLNKNNTIMDEIHSTNVKLPESTIRGIAGLMMFSGDNAKKKISLLSGGEKSRVMLGKIIAKDVNLLFLDEPTNHLDMDSIDALTNAIKAFEGSCIIVTHSEDLLRAVCDRLIVFTNDGADYFNGTYDEFLEKIGWDEDDTVEKKKVEKPKVNKKESKKLRAAIVSEKSKATAPLKKEIQDLEEQIEKLEDALEDARVKLSRDIPKIEKEIEQKFELLEATQFKLDDMNKEFERRMNEV; encoded by the coding sequence ATGATAGAACTAGTAAACATATCAAAAAGTTATCCAACAAATGAACTTTATAGTAACTTAGATTTAAGATTAAATGCTGGAAATAAAGTTGGACTTGTGGGAAGAAATGGAAGTGGAAAATCAACACTTTTTAAACTAATTTTAGGGGAAGAACAACCAGATAGTGGTGAGATAGCACTTCCTAAAAATTATAAGATAGGTGCTTTAAAGCAATACTTTGATTTTACAGAAAAAACTCTACTTGATGAGACAGCTTTAGCTTTGAGTGAAGATGATAAATATAACATTTATAAAGCTGAAAAGATTTTATTTGGACTTGGATTTTCTCAAGAAGATTTAGAAAAAGCGCCAAAAGAGTTTTCAGGTGGTTATCAAATCAGAATAAACTTAGCAAAACTTCTTTTAACTGAACCAAATATGCTTTTACTTGATGAGCCTACAAACTACTTGGATATTTTATCTATTAGATGGCTAAAAGCCTTTTTAAAATCTTTTGAAGGTGAAGTAATTCTTATCACTCACGATAGAGATTTTATGGATAGTGTTTGTACTCATACTATGGGTATTATTAGAAAAAGTGCTTTTATGGTTCAAGGAAGTACACATAAATTTTATGAACTTTTAGCTTCAAATGAAGAACATTATGAAAAACAAAAAATAGCTCAAGAGAAAAAAATCAAAGAACTTGAAGAGTTTATTGCAAAAAACAAGGCACGTGCAGCAACAGCAACACTAGCTCAATCAAAAGTAAAAATCCTTGAAAAAATGGAAGTTATGGAAGATTTACAATATGATTCAAATCTAAGTTTTAATTTCAATTATAAAGATACAGCAGCAAAATTTTTACTTGAAGTAAAAGATGTGAGTTTTGGATATACACCTGAAAATATTTTGTTTAAAGATATTTCTTTTGCTCTTAGTCGTGGTGAAACTCTTGGAATCATCGGGAAAAATGGTAAAGGTAAATCTACACTATTAAATGTAATTGCAGGAGAATTAAAAGCTTTAACTGGAACAATTGATTATCATACAAGTACAGTTTTTGGACATTTTGGGCAAACAAATATTTCTCATTTAAATAAAAACAATACGATTATGGATGAAATTCACTCTACAAATGTAAAACTTCCTGAGTCAACTATTAGAGGAATAGCTGGATTAATGATGTTCAGTGGAGATAATGCTAAAAAGAAAATTTCACTTCTTTCGGGAGGAGAAAAAAGTAGGGTAATGCTTGGAAAAATTATAGCAAAAGATGTAAACTTACTTTTCCTAGATGAGCCTACAAACCACCTTGATATGGATTCTATTGATGCTCTTACAAATGCAATTAAAGCTTTTGAAGGTTCTTGTATTATTGTAACGCACAGTGAAGATTTATTAAGAGCTGTTTGTGATAGATTGATTGTATTTACAAACGATGGAGCTGATTATTTCAATGGAACTTATGACGAATTTTTAGAAAAAATTGGTTGGGATGAAGATGATACAGTTGAAAAGAAAAAAGTTGAAAAACCAAAAGTAAATAAAAAAGAGAGCAAAAAATTAAGAGCTGCAATTGTTTCTGAAAAAAGTAAAGCAACAGCACCACTTAAAAAAGAGATTCAAGATTTAGAAGAACAAATAGAAAAACTTGAAGATGCACTAGAAGATGCAAGAGTTAAACTTTCAAGAGATATTCCAAAAATTGAAAAAGAGATTGAACAAAAATTTGAATTACTTGAAGCAACTCAATTCAAACTTGATGATATGAATAAAGAGTTTGAAAGAAGAATGAACGAGGTTTAA
- a CDS encoding tetrahydrodipicolinate N-succinyltransferase N-terminal domain-containing protein gives MAYTKDEFKQLVDDIQSQPWYKNPIGFGIAKVDRGQINKDKILQATFPVINWNENFGSAAVLLNALKVAGVDVDTSKSELVCKISDEFLTSCIEAFRPFIPEAKGDAHKNVQVVSTLASLPIDSGLSADDYRVVFIFEDAAPESTEAVYLKLYALSTGKAALRSLNLNGAFGKLHNCAWIGNQPIELDWLRANEIVLKLSGKYPNIDFVDKFPRFLQHIIPADNTRILESSKVRMGAQLAAGTTVMPGAAYINFNAGTLGSVMVEGRISSSAVVGAGSDVGGGASILGVLSGTDGVPVTIGENTLLGANSCTGTTIGDGCILDAGVTILPGTKIALSDKAVEALKAINPGKEISTVMKGSDFIGVNGVHFRVNSSTGQTIAMRSTREIKLNADLH, from the coding sequence ATGGCTTATACAAAAGATGAATTTAAACAATTAGTAGATGATATTCAATCACAACCTTGGTACAAAAATCCAATCGGATTTGGTATTGCAAAAGTTGATAGAGGACAAATAAATAAAGATAAAATACTACAAGCGACTTTCCCTGTAATAAATTGGAATGAGAATTTTGGAAGTGCAGCAGTATTATTAAACGCTTTAAAAGTTGCTGGAGTTGATGTTGATACATCAAAATCAGAATTAGTATGCAAAATTTCAGATGAATTTTTAACTTCTTGTATTGAAGCTTTTAGACCATTTATTCCAGAAGCAAAAGGTGATGCACATAAAAATGTTCAAGTTGTTTCAACATTAGCATCTTTACCAATAGATTCAGGATTAAGTGCTGATGATTATAGAGTAGTATTTATTTTTGAAGATGCAGCACCTGAATCAACAGAAGCTGTATATTTAAAACTTTATGCACTTTCAACTGGAAAAGCAGCATTAAGAAGTCTTAATTTAAATGGTGCATTTGGTAAATTACACAACTGCGCTTGGATTGGAAATCAACCAATTGAATTAGATTGGTTAAGAGCAAATGAGATTGTATTAAAACTTTCAGGTAAATATCCAAATATTGATTTTGTTGATAAATTCCCAAGATTCTTACAACACATTATTCCTGCTGATAATACAAGAATTTTAGAGTCTTCAAAAGTTAGAATGGGAGCACAATTAGCTGCTGGAACTACAGTTATGCCAGGTGCTGCTTATATCAACTTCAATGCTGGAACTTTAGGTTCAGTTATGGTTGAAGGAAGAATCTCTTCAAGTGCTGTTGTTGGAGCTGGGTCTGATGTTGGTGGAGGAGCTTCAATTCTAGGAGTTTTATCTGGAACTGATGGTGTGCCTGTTACTATTGGAGAAAACACACTTTTAGGAGCAAATTCTTGTACTGGAACAACTATCGGTGATGGTTGTATTTTAGATGCAGGTGTTACAATCCTTCCTGGAACAAAAATCGCATTATCTGATAAAGCTGTTGAAGCATTAAAAGCTATAAATCCTGGAAAAGAAATCTCTACTGTTATGAAAGGTAGCGATTTTATCGGAGTAAATGGAGTTCACTTTAGAGTAAATTCTTCAACTGGTCAAACTATTGCTATGAGAAGTACAAGAGAAATCAAACTAAACGCTGATTTACACTAA
- a CDS encoding primosomal protein N', with product MYFYEVAILRSPLNNLTYQSENKIEIGTKVLIKLRQRKVLDEAVIIKEVEKPTFKCTDINEITNEFYDEKMLQISSFVSQYYVCSLGEALSVYNAFDKNINKIEIEGKFDSKIVLSSFQEKAKEFLKEKKQALLFANTGAGKTEIYIKIIEEHLNNQKQAVLLMPEISLTPQMQKRLEKVFGKSVAIWHSKITKKKKVEILKGLQEGSIKLIAGARSALFLPYSNLGVIVVDEENDDSYKSDSKPRFHTKDLAIYIAKKFDLQLVLGSATVSTSSFYKIPFFRLDETYHKTKKLYSFEDSDANLSSKVIDKIDKTLKSNNQVIVFLPTRANFKYQICTTCGKSVECPFCSVSMSLHKNDLALKCHYCGYTQKIPDSCPSCNNGIIHNLRVGTAQIEEELKLIFPDKTIKRFDRDEIKTDNQLKTVLNDFNDGKIDILVGTQMLSKGHDYHNVKLAVVLGIDSVLNMNSYKAREKALSLLIQIAGRSGRSGEGEVIIQTKNQDFFNHYLNESNYLEFLEEELEFRKDFYPPFLKLAKVMFSHSNGLKVKDEMDSYVKLFKENKDIEVVGFGQSPIFKMSNKYRYEILLRSSNIKALLQALHSVQTPNATIDMDTIY from the coding sequence GTGTATTTTTATGAAGTTGCAATTTTAAGGTCACCTCTAAATAATTTGACATATCAAAGTGAAAATAAAATTGAAATTGGAACAAAGGTTTTAATAAAACTAAGACAAAGAAAAGTTTTAGATGAAGCTGTAATCATAAAAGAAGTGGAAAAACCAACTTTTAAATGTACTGATATAAACGAAATTACAAATGAATTTTATGATGAAAAAATGCTTCAAATTTCATCTTTTGTTTCTCAATATTATGTTTGTTCTCTTGGCGAAGCTTTAAGTGTTTATAATGCTTTTGATAAAAATATAAATAAAATTGAAATAGAAGGAAAATTTGATAGTAAAATAGTTTTATCAAGTTTTCAAGAAAAAGCAAAAGAATTTTTAAAAGAAAAAAAACAAGCACTTTTATTTGCAAATACAGGTGCTGGAAAAACAGAAATTTATATAAAAATTATTGAAGAACATCTAAATAACCAAAAACAAGCTGTTTTATTGATGCCTGAGATTTCTTTGACTCCACAAATGCAAAAAAGATTAGAAAAAGTTTTTGGAAAAAGTGTAGCTATTTGGCACTCAAAAATTACTAAAAAAAAGAAAGTAGAGATTTTAAAAGGTCTACAAGAAGGAAGCATAAAACTAATAGCAGGTGCTAGGTCTGCACTTTTTTTACCATATTCAAATCTTGGAGTAATTGTTGTTGATGAAGAGAATGATGATTCATATAAAAGTGATTCAAAACCAAGATTTCATACTAAAGATTTAGCAATTTATATAGCAAAAAAATTTGATTTACAACTTGTTCTTGGAAGTGCAACTGTAAGTACAAGTTCTTTTTATAAAATCCCATTTTTTAGACTTGATGAGACTTATCACAAAACAAAAAAATTATATAGTTTTGAAGATAGCGATGCAAATTTATCTTCAAAAGTTATAGATAAAATAGATAAAACGTTAAAAAGTAATAATCAAGTAATTGTATTTTTACCTACACGAGCAAATTTTAAATATCAGATTTGTACAACTTGTGGAAAATCTGTAGAGTGTCCTTTTTGTTCTGTTTCTATGAGTTTACATAAAAATGATTTGGCTTTAAAATGCCACTATTGTGGATATACTCAAAAAATTCCAGATTCATGTCCATCTTGTAATAATGGAATTATTCATAATCTAAGAGTTGGAACTGCTCAAATTGAAGAGGAGTTAAAACTAATTTTCCCTGATAAAACTATTAAAAGATTTGATAGAGATGAAATAAAAACTGATAATCAATTAAAAACAGTTTTAAATGATTTTAATGATGGAAAAATAGATATTCTTGTTGGAACTCAAATGCTTTCAAAAGGGCATGATTATCATAATGTAAAACTTGCTGTTGTTTTAGGAATTGATTCAGTTTTAAATATGAATTCATATAAAGCAAGGGAAAAGGCTCTCTCACTACTTATTCAAATAGCAGGACGAAGTGGACGAAGTGGTGAAGGTGAAGTAATAATTCAAACAAAAAATCAAGATTTTTTTAATCACTATTTAAATGAGTCAAACTATTTAGAGTTTTTGGAAGAAGAACTTGAATTTAGAAAAGATTTTTATCCACCATTTTTAAAACTTGCAAAAGTGATGTTTTCTCACTCAAATGGTCTTAAAGTTAAAGATGAAATGGATTCGTATGTAAAACTTTTTAAAGAAAATAAAGATATTGAAGTTGTAGGTTTTGGTCAAAGTCCTATTTTCAAAATGTCAAATAAATATAGATATGAGATACTTCTTCGTTCTTCAAATATAAAAGCATTATTACAAGCTCTACATTCTGTACAAACGCCCAATGCAACTATTGATATGGATACAATTTATTAA
- a CDS encoding sensor domain-containing diguanylate cyclase → MKKITLERLLYRKYLKTSFISVFFIGLFLISFYFIVNKNIVNKSKDLILSNLETFISLMIDNQSKIKTEQFLEYLSNKNYPYNGKIIILDNIGKIKFTNTKLGNLLGIEKDDDIFKNNTYKISYYFKDILAEKIVEKIVLDNENYLIFSKKLSNSSFYLVCFIDEKEILKEINILVEYCRNLEFILIFGIVIFYLISFFYISFNAKNFVYKINQPLSKIVDLTKTFGKKDASIELESCGIFEIDRLSCNFTKMLKELDNRTKELILEETKRAYQESLANTDALTGAYNRRYLYNFSEQYLKIIKRENKELSLLLLDLDDFKKINDTFGHEIGDIVIKELVKISKNCIRDNDLIIRLGGDEFVILLPNTYVEDARKVAMKIIDKINEYNKNKEFNFTISVGVSHYQKGDISIDNLISRADDSLYEAKRVGKNCVI, encoded by the coding sequence ATGAAAAAAATTACATTAGAAAGGTTACTTTATAGAAAGTATTTAAAAACATCTTTTATATCAGTATTTTTTATTGGATTATTTTTAATATCTTTTTATTTTATAGTCAATAAAAATATAGTAAATAAAAGTAAAGATTTGATTTTAAGTAATCTTGAAACATTTATATCTTTAATGATTGATAACCAATCAAAAATAAAAACTGAACAATTTTTAGAATATCTATCAAATAAAAATTATCCATACAATGGTAAAATAATAATTCTTGATAATATAGGAAAAATAAAATTTACCAATACAAAATTAGGAAATCTTTTAGGTATAGAAAAAGATGATGATATTTTCAAAAATAATACTTACAAAATAAGTTATTATTTTAAAGATATCTTAGCTGAAAAAATCGTAGAAAAAATTGTATTAGATAATGAAAACTATTTAATCTTTTCAAAAAAATTATCAAATTCTTCCTTTTATTTAGTTTGTTTTATAGATGAAAAAGAGATTTTAAAAGAGATTAATATCTTAGTTGAGTATTGTAGAAATTTGGAGTTTATACTTATTTTTGGAATAGTTATATTTTATTTAATTTCATTTTTTTATATCTCTTTTAATGCAAAAAATTTTGTTTATAAAATAAATCAACCATTATCTAAAATTGTAGATTTAACGAAAACTTTTGGTAAAAAAGATGCATCTATTGAATTAGAATCTTGTGGAATTTTTGAAATAGATAGATTAAGTTGTAATTTCACAAAAATGCTAAAAGAGTTAGATAACAGAACAAAAGAATTGATTTTAGAAGAGACAAAGAGAGCTTATCAAGAAAGTTTAGCTAATACAGATGCTTTAACAGGTGCTTACAACAGAAGGTATCTTTATAATTTTTCAGAACAATATTTAAAAATAATAAAAAGAGAAAATAAAGAGTTATCTTTACTCTTATTAGATTTAGATGATTTTAAAAAAATAAATGATACTTTTGGACATGAAATTGGTGATATTGTGATTAAAGAATTAGTTAAAATATCAAAAAATTGTATAAGAGACAATGATTTGATAATAAGACTAGGAGGTGATGAATTTGTTATTTTATTACCAAATACTTATGTTGAAGATGCAAGAAAAGTTGCAATGAAAATTATTGATAAAATTAATGAGTATAATAAAAATAAAGAGTTTAATTTTACTATTAGTGTGGGAGTATCGCACTATCAAAAAGGTGATATATCTATTGACAATTTAATTTCAAGAGCAGATGATTCTTTATATGAAGCAAAAAGAGTTGGAAAGAATTGTGTTATTTAG